The following nucleotide sequence is from Achromobacter spanius.
AGCGCCAGCACGCGCTGCTGCGGGTCTTCGTAGCCGGGAATGTTGCGCACCATCGTCGTGCCCGGCACACGCGACACGATCGCCACGCCGTTATAGGTCTTCTGGCCCGCCCAGACGGCGTGGTAGCCGGCTTCCTTGAAAGCCGCCTCGGGAAACTTGTCGTCCGTCAGCTTCAGTTCCTGGATGCACAGCACGTCAACCGGATTGGCCGCCAGCCAATCCAGCACCTGCTGCAGGCGTACGTTCAAGGAGTTCACGTTCCAGGTGGCGAGTTTCATATCTTTCGTAGACCGTTTGTTTATGCGGTTCTCAGGGGTGCTGCCTTCCAAAAAACCGATCTAGCTACGCAGTTGGATACGCATTTGGCTACTCATCCGTGGCGTGGTTGGCGAGCGCCATGGAGAAGGCCAGATGATACCTGCTGATGCTGCGTTCTTCTGCTGGCTGCTCAATGGGGGATGTGGGGCTCCTCTTGCGGCACGTTAGCCTTAGGGGGCCCTAGTTTCTTCATCTGCTTGACGTCGGTCGCGCTGAGTTCACAGGTGTCCACGTCTGCGGCGATGCCACGATTGATGGCTTCGTCCTCTTCCTGAGTGGGAACAATCGTTCCTTGCTTAAGCTTCGGCATACTTCACCCTGATCAACGCTCCGAGCCGCTGTTCAGCATCCGGCTCTTCGCTTTTTCTATATGCGCCCGCATGACGTTGCGGGCGCCGTCGGCGTCTTGTTCCTGGATCAGGCGGTAGATGTGGCGGTGTTCGTCGATGGCGGCGCGGGTGCGTTTCCAGGGTTCGCTGTGTACCAGGTGGCGCATGACGTTGACGGCGTGGCTGACGTCGTATTCCAGCGACTTCAACACCTGCACGAAGCGCTGGTTGCTGGTGGCGGTGGCGATGGCGCGGTGAAAGCCGTAGTCGTAATGGTGGGCGATGGCGCCGGAGGCGTCGGCTTCTTCGTAGCCGGTCAGCATGCGGTCCATCTCGCGCAGGTCGTCGTTGCTGCGGCGCAGGGCGGCCAGGTAGGCGCATTCGGGTTCGATCACCATGCGCAGTTCCAGCCCTTCCAGAATGTGGCCGACGCGGCGTGCCGGGTCGACGGCGGGCATGCCGCCCATCAGGTCGGGCTTGGCGCGCACGTAGGTGCCCGAGCCTCGGATGGAATCCACCAACTGGTCTTCGCGCAAGCGGTCCAGCGCCTGCCGGACCACCGGGCGGGACACCTCGAACAGCGCGGCCAGTTCCAATTCAGTGGGCAGCTTGTTGCCAGGGGCGATCTTGCCAGTGGCAATGGCATAGAACAGGCTTTCATAGACGCGCTCGGCAAAGCGCTCGGCGCGCACATAGCCCAAGCCCGACGCCACGTCCGCCAGCACATCCAGTTCGGGACGGGGGCGCGAGGCGGATTCCAGCAGTGAATCCAGTTGGGGGTCACGCACATTGCTCATTGGCGCGTTCCTGAATAGGTTGAAGACATTCGAAGTTTGTCAGTCGCCATGACAAAAATCGTGGGCCGCTGGTGTCAAGGCAATGGATTGATAAATCAGGGATTACCCGAATTCCAAGCTAAATATCCCGAAGCTTAGGAAGAAAGCTGTCAATTCAATTGACAAGTTAGGGGGGCTCCCTTAATTTTCGATCAGACGTTTGCCATCCGCACATTGCATCACTGACATCGCCCGCGCTTGACGCGCATCACAGGCCGTTCGGCCGCTACTTTACTCCGCACATCGTGACTCAGAAGAACTTTATCGCCAACCAATGGGTGGCCGCTGCCACCGGTGAAACCATCCCCGTCCTGAACCCGTCCGATGGCAAGCCCTTCGAGTCGATCGCCCGCTCGGGCGAGGCGGATGTCGACCGCGCGGTGCAGGCCGCCCGTCAGGCATTTGAAGGCGAGTGGGGCCAGATGGCGCCCGCCGTGCGCAGCCGCCTGTTGATGAAGATTGCCTTCGCGTTGCTGGACCGCCAGGAAGAACTGGCGCAATTGGAATCCGCCGACACGGGCAAGCCCATCAAGCAGGCGCGCGCCGACGCCGCCGCCGTGGCGCGCTATTTCGAGTTCTATGCCGGCGCCGTCGACAAGCTGCACGGCGAGACCATTCCCTACACCCCCGGCTTCACCGTGCTGACCGTGCGCGAGGCGCATGGCGTGACCGGCCATATCGTGCCGTGGAACTACCCGCTGCAGATCTTTGGCCGCAGCGTGGGCGCCGCGCTGGCCGCGGGCAATGCCTGCGTGGTCAAGCCCGCCGAGGATGCGTGCCTGTCGCTGTTGAAGCTGGCTGAAATTGCCGCGGAAGTGGGCCTGCCCGCGGGCGCGCTGAACATCGTGACCGGCTACGGCCACGAAGCGGGCGCGGCCTTGTCCGCGCATCCGGGTATCGACCACATCTCGTTCACGGGTTCGCCGCAGACGGGCAAGATGGTGGCCCACGCCGCCGCCGACAACCACGTGCCGGTGACCCTGGAACTGGGCGGCAAGTCGCCGCAGATCGTGTTCGACGATGCCGACCTGGACGCCGCCTTGCCCGTGCTGCTGGCCGCCATCATCCAGAACGCTGGCCAAACCTGCTCGGCGGGCAGCCGCGTGCTGATCCAGCGCGGCGTGTACGAAACCGTGTTGAAGCGCTTGTCGGATGCATTCGCGGCCACCGTGACCGGCCCCGCCGCGCAAGACCTGGACGTGGGCCCGCTGATCAGCGGCCGCCAGCATGACCGCGTGCGCGGCTTCTTGGCCGAAGCCGAAGCTGAAGGCCTGAAAGTGGCCGCGCGCGGCACGCTGAAGGAAGGCGCGCCCGAAGCGGGCTATTACCAGCCTCCCGTGCTGTTCCGCGACGTGCCGCCCAACAGCCGCCTGGCGCAGGAAGAAGTGTTCGGCCCGGTGCTGGCCGCCATGGTGTTCGACACCGAGGAAGAAGCGCTGGAAATCGCCAACGGCACGCTGTACGGCCTGGTGGCCGGTGTCTGGACGCGCGACGGCGGCCGTCAGATGCGTTTGGCTCGCAAGCTGCGCGCCGGCCAGGTCTTCGTGAACAACTACGGCGCCGGCGGCGGCGTGGAACTGCCGTTCGGCGGGTCGCGCCAGTCGGGCTATGGCCGCGAAAAGGGCTTTGAAGCGCTGTACGGCTTCACCACCTTGAAGACCATCGCCATCCGTCATTGATGGCGGCGCGGGGTGGCGTTCGCCCCCCCCGTGCACGGGGCGGCGCCTGGCAGAACATCGGAAAATATCGGTTAATGTTCATGTTTTGCTTCAGGGGCCCGCCGCCCCGTATTCAGGATCCGTATGTTCACCGGTATTGTTCAAGGCACCGCGACGATCGCGAAGATCGCGGATCGCGAAGGCCTGCGCAC
It contains:
- a CDS encoding FadR/GntR family transcriptional regulator, translated to MSNVRDPQLDSLLESASRPRPELDVLADVASGLGYVRAERFAERVYESLFYAIATGKIAPGNKLPTELELAALFEVSRPVVRQALDRLREDQLVDSIRGSGTYVRAKPDLMGGMPAVDPARRVGHILEGLELRMVIEPECAYLAALRRSNDDLREMDRMLTGYEEADASGAIAHHYDYGFHRAIATATSNQRFVQVLKSLEYDVSHAVNVMRHLVHSEPWKRTRAAIDEHRHIYRLIQEQDADGARNVMRAHIEKAKSRMLNSGSER
- a CDS encoding aldehyde dehydrogenase family protein, coding for MVTQKNFIANQWVAAATGETIPVLNPSDGKPFESIARSGEADVDRAVQAARQAFEGEWGQMAPAVRSRLLMKIAFALLDRQEELAQLESADTGKPIKQARADAAAVARYFEFYAGAVDKLHGETIPYTPGFTVLTVREAHGVTGHIVPWNYPLQIFGRSVGAALAAGNACVVKPAEDACLSLLKLAEIAAEVGLPAGALNIVTGYGHEAGAALSAHPGIDHISFTGSPQTGKMVAHAAADNHVPVTLELGGKSPQIVFDDADLDAALPVLLAAIIQNAGQTCSAGSRVLIQRGVYETVLKRLSDAFAATVTGPAAQDLDVGPLISGRQHDRVRGFLAEAEAEGLKVAARGTLKEGAPEAGYYQPPVLFRDVPPNSRLAQEEVFGPVLAAMVFDTEEEALEIANGTLYGLVAGVWTRDGGRQMRLARKLRAGQVFVNNYGAGGGVELPFGGSRQSGYGREKGFEALYGFTTLKTIAIRH